A single genomic interval of uncultured Sphaerochaeta sp. harbors:
- the infA gene encoding translation initiation factor IF-1: MAKEEAIEVEGIVREALPNTMFRVELQNEHVILAHLSGKMRKHYIRIVPGDTVRVALSPYDLTKGRIIYRER; this comes from the coding sequence GTGGCCAAAGAAGAAGCAATCGAAGTGGAAGGCATCGTACGCGAAGCTCTTCCCAACACCATGTTCCGTGTGGAACTACAGAATGAACATGTCATTCTTGCCCATCTTTCGGGCAAGATGCGCAAACACTACATCAGAATCGTACCTGGTGATACCGTGCGTGTTGCACTTTCTCCCTATGATTTGACCAAAGGTCGTATCATTTACCGTGAGCGCTAA
- the gcvPB gene encoding aminomethyl-transferring glycine dehydrogenase subunit GcvPB, protein MREPLLIDQSKQGRKAYCYPPLDLPKGFSQALPPLPESIQREQPARLPEVSELDVVRHFTRLSTMAHGVDNGMYPLGSCTMKYNPKLSEHIAKMESFTKIHPLQDVSTTQGSLSIMFNLLEDLSSITGMKWGTLQPLAGAHGEYTGLKMVKAYYEKRGETGRTKILIPSSAHGTNPASAMVNGFEVLSIGANDKGQVDLDDLEAKLDDSVAAVMMTNPNTLGIFEQDILIISKMVHAHGVMMYYDGANMNAILGMATPGEMGFDVVHLNLHKTFATPHGGGGPGSGPVMVNDKLRPFLPKPDIQLTDSGYVLDWESEDSIGKVSMFWGNFLVLLRAYVYILRMGSEGLRSASAHAVLNANYVAKRLGDVCEIPYGTQCMHEFVISLEEYRQKYEVKAQDVAKALIDKGYHPPTMYFPSLVSEALMIEPTESESLETLEAFILAFRSILAQAKEDPEYVKGAPYSTVVGRLDEVKAIKEPNLRY, encoded by the coding sequence ATGAGAGAGCCGCTATTGATTGATCAATCAAAACAAGGAAGAAAAGCATACTGTTATCCTCCACTGGATCTGCCCAAGGGGTTTTCCCAGGCGCTTCCCCCTCTTCCTGAATCAATCCAGCGAGAACAACCTGCCCGTCTGCCTGAAGTATCTGAACTGGATGTGGTAAGGCATTTTACCCGGCTATCCACGATGGCACACGGGGTGGACAACGGGATGTATCCACTTGGTTCCTGTACGATGAAATATAATCCCAAGCTCAGCGAGCATATTGCAAAGATGGAATCATTTACCAAAATACATCCTCTGCAGGATGTCTCGACAACACAGGGAAGCCTCTCCATCATGTTCAACCTTTTGGAGGATCTTTCCTCCATTACCGGGATGAAATGGGGGACGCTGCAACCTTTGGCTGGGGCTCATGGTGAATATACTGGCTTGAAAATGGTCAAAGCCTACTATGAAAAGCGCGGTGAGACCGGCCGTACCAAGATACTCATCCCTTCCAGCGCCCATGGTACCAATCCCGCCAGTGCAATGGTGAATGGATTTGAGGTGCTATCCATTGGAGCCAATGATAAAGGCCAAGTGGATCTGGATGATCTTGAGGCAAAGCTTGATGATTCTGTTGCTGCCGTGATGATGACCAACCCCAATACCCTGGGCATTTTTGAGCAGGATATTCTCATCATCAGCAAGATGGTTCATGCTCATGGGGTAATGATGTACTACGACGGGGCCAATATGAATGCCATACTGGGTATGGCTACTCCGGGTGAGATGGGATTTGATGTAGTGCATCTTAATCTGCATAAGACCTTCGCCACCCCACACGGTGGAGGAGGTCCAGGTAGTGGTCCGGTGATGGTGAATGATAAACTCAGGCCATTCCTTCCAAAGCCAGATATCCAGCTTACCGACAGTGGGTATGTCCTTGATTGGGAGAGTGAAGACTCCATTGGGAAAGTCAGTATGTTCTGGGGGAACTTCCTGGTACTGCTCAGGGCATATGTCTATATCCTGAGAATGGGAAGTGAGGGCTTACGCTCAGCAAGTGCCCATGCCGTGCTGAATGCAAACTATGTGGCAAAGCGGTTGGGTGATGTGTGTGAGATTCCCTATGGAACCCAATGCATGCATGAGTTTGTCATCAGTTTGGAGGAGTACAGGCAGAAGTACGAAGTCAAGGCCCAGGATGTTGCCAAGGCGCTCATAGACAAGGGATACCATCCGCCGACCATGTACTTTCCTTCCTTGGTAAGTGAAGCGCTCATGATCGAACCGACCGAGAGCGAAAGCCTCGAGACGCTGGAAGCTTTCATTCTTGCATTCCGTTCCATCCTTGCACAGGCAAAGGAAGATCCCGAGTATGTGAAGGGTGCACCCTATTCTACTGTGGTAGGCCGCTTGGATGAGGTAAAGGCGATCAAGGAACCAAATCTCCGTTACTAA
- the gcvH gene encoding glycine cleavage system protein GcvH, which yields MSKVIENLRYSKDHEWVRIEGDLAYVGITDHAQHELGEIVFVELPPLGERYRKGEEISTVESVKAASAIINPIEGVVHEANEDLDGSPELINEDCYAHHLYILTSFSEDDYGELLDAEAYQAYLETL from the coding sequence ATGAGTAAGGTTATAGAGAATCTGCGCTACAGCAAGGATCATGAATGGGTTCGTATCGAGGGTGACTTGGCCTATGTAGGTATTACAGACCATGCACAACATGAACTGGGTGAGATTGTCTTTGTTGAGCTTCCTCCCCTCGGTGAGCGATATCGCAAGGGAGAAGAGATTTCCACCGTCGAGAGTGTCAAGGCAGCTTCGGCCATTATCAACCCAATTGAGGGTGTGGTGCATGAGGCGAATGAGGACCTTGATGGTTCTCCTGAATTGATCAATGAGGATTGTTATGCTCATCATCTCTATATTCTTACCTCATTCTCAGAGGATGATTATGGTGAATTGTTGGATGCAGAGGCATACCAAGCATATCTAGAGACTCTATAG
- a CDS encoding ISNCY family transposase: MVWDAHARQVVQEAVEGKINRFRASARLNVSLRTVQRKMKEYRERGEECFEHGNKGKAPSNKVDLDAIIAFIEEHDLSGCNFTELARLLDEYQGISISSSCLRKRMFGEGILSVKCKKKTRKKLKKLLRWMREQEQELDRQRAQVLSALEAEDLSGVWVHPTKPRSKYFGERLEMDASSYVWIKGLGKCTLHVCIDDASGFLLGLWLEAEETLHGYYKLMEQVLGTYGIPLSIRTDRRTVFVYNKKGEADPAKDTMTQFAYACSQLGVELRCNSDPDFKPKVERANQTLQGMLPFRFTMEGIHNLEQANEYLQQSFMPYFNELFGYATDYMEGRWRKIDSVFVECSSEKIRTILAVLCERSVNKGSSIQMDNRFYALVDHTGRRIALPYHAKVTVARLLDGALYATRKEQCYALQRIPDRYAFSPQVDPEQEKPRKARAPRPKMPDSHPWSFKRQMQFKRSDALMKSLEPCYKSPYETQYA, translated from the coding sequence ATGGTATGGGATGCGCATGCAAGGCAAGTGGTACAGGAAGCGGTAGAAGGCAAGATCAACAGGTTCAGGGCCTCGGCGAGACTCAATGTATCGCTCAGGACCGTGCAGAGGAAAATGAAGGAATACCGTGAACGGGGCGAGGAATGCTTCGAGCATGGCAACAAGGGAAAGGCCCCGTCCAACAAGGTCGACCTGGATGCGATCATCGCGTTCATAGAGGAGCACGACCTCTCAGGATGCAACTTCACGGAACTGGCCAGGCTCCTGGATGAATACCAGGGCATCTCCATATCCTCTTCCTGCCTGCGCAAGAGGATGTTTGGTGAAGGCATCCTCTCGGTGAAGTGCAAGAAGAAGACACGCAAGAAACTGAAGAAGCTCCTCAGATGGATGCGGGAGCAGGAACAGGAGCTGGACCGGCAGCGCGCCCAGGTGCTCTCGGCCCTTGAGGCGGAAGACCTGAGCGGGGTATGGGTCCACCCGACCAAGCCCAGGAGCAAGTACTTCGGGGAGCGCCTGGAGATGGATGCATCCTCCTACGTCTGGATCAAGGGACTGGGGAAGTGCACCCTGCATGTCTGCATCGATGACGCCTCGGGGTTCCTGCTCGGCCTGTGGCTGGAGGCCGAGGAGACGCTGCACGGCTACTACAAGCTGATGGAGCAAGTACTTGGCACCTACGGCATCCCCCTCTCCATCCGGACCGACAGGCGCACGGTGTTCGTGTACAACAAGAAGGGTGAGGCGGACCCTGCCAAGGATACCATGACCCAGTTCGCCTATGCCTGCTCCCAGCTGGGCGTTGAGCTGCGGTGCAACTCGGACCCGGACTTCAAGCCGAAGGTGGAACGTGCAAACCAGACCCTGCAGGGCATGCTGCCCTTCCGTTTCACCATGGAGGGCATCCACAACCTGGAGCAGGCAAACGAGTACCTGCAGCAGTCCTTCATGCCCTATTTCAACGAATTGTTCGGCTATGCCACCGATTATATGGAGGGTCGCTGGAGGAAGATCGACTCGGTGTTCGTGGAATGCTCCAGTGAGAAGATTCGCACCATCCTGGCGGTGTTGTGCGAGCGCAGCGTGAACAAGGGCAGCTCCATCCAGATGGACAACAGGTTCTATGCACTGGTGGACCACACAGGCAGGCGCATTGCGCTTCCCTACCATGCGAAGGTCACCGTCGCCCGCCTGCTTGACGGGGCCCTGTATGCAACCAGAAAGGAACAATGCTATGCATTGCAACGAATACCAGACCGGTACGCATTCTCCCCCCAGGTGGACCCTGAGCAGGAAAAGCCGAGGAAGGCCAGGGCTCCCCGGCCCAAGATGCCTGACAGCCACCCCTGGAGCTTCAAGAGGCAGATGCAGTTCAAGCGCAGCGACGCACTGATGAAAAGCCTGGAACCCTGCTACAAGAGTCCCTACGAAACCCAATACGCTTAG
- a CDS encoding glycine hydroxymethyltransferase has product MSSGTALQAYLAEAKEMNGPMVAYTAALDQIAQVDQGIAGRIVNELKDQRTHLKLIASENFSSIASQLAMGNLLTDKYSEGFAYHRFYAGCDNVDAIEAAASEYACKLFGAEHAYVQPHSGADANLVAYWAILNTRIQVPALDELGIPNPSNLSRQQWDQVREKLGNQRLLGLDYYSGGHLTHGYRQNISAQMFDAYTYTVDEKSGLLDYDAIEKMAQEIKPLILLAGYSAYPRKIDFKRMSEIAHSVGAVFMVDMAHFAGLVAGKVFTGNYDPVLWADVVTTTTHKTLRGPRGGMVLCKKEFSESVDKGCPLVLGGPLPHVMAAKAIAFKEALDPSFQAYAQSIVKNSEVLAKACLDEGIPVATGGTDNHLMLLDVRPFDLNGRQAETALRECGVTLNRNALPFDPNGPWYTSGLRIGTPAVTTLKMGEPEMKEIASIIALVLNHTKPLILTKGANAGQPSKAKAVTEEGAMREAQGRVLALLDKFKLYPELDLPFLEKHFPLDNNER; this is encoded by the coding sequence ATGTCCAGTGGAACAGCATTGCAAGCGTATTTGGCAGAAGCCAAAGAGATGAATGGCCCTATGGTGGCCTATACTGCAGCCCTTGACCAGATTGCACAGGTCGACCAGGGAATTGCAGGTCGCATCGTCAATGAGCTGAAAGATCAGCGGACCCACTTGAAGTTGATTGCAAGTGAGAATTTCTCCTCAATCGCTTCGCAGCTTGCAATGGGCAATTTGCTCACCGACAAGTACAGTGAAGGGTTTGCCTATCACCGCTTCTATGCTGGTTGTGATAACGTTGACGCCATAGAAGCAGCAGCAAGCGAGTATGCTTGTAAGCTTTTTGGGGCAGAGCATGCCTATGTCCAACCTCATAGTGGAGCCGATGCAAACCTGGTTGCATATTGGGCGATTCTCAATACCCGTATCCAGGTTCCTGCTTTGGATGAGCTTGGCATTCCCAATCCCAGCAATCTCAGCCGACAGCAGTGGGACCAAGTCAGGGAGAAACTGGGTAACCAACGACTCTTGGGTCTTGATTATTACTCTGGAGGACACCTGACCCATGGCTACCGCCAGAATATTTCAGCCCAGATGTTTGATGCCTATACCTATACAGTTGATGAGAAGAGTGGGCTGCTTGACTATGATGCAATCGAGAAGATGGCACAGGAGATCAAGCCGTTGATTCTGCTGGCAGGATATAGTGCCTATCCCAGAAAGATCGACTTCAAGCGGATGAGTGAAATTGCCCATAGCGTTGGTGCAGTATTCATGGTGGATATGGCTCACTTTGCCGGCTTGGTTGCAGGAAAAGTCTTCACCGGTAATTATGACCCTGTACTGTGGGCTGATGTGGTGACCACCACAACCCATAAGACTCTACGTGGACCACGAGGTGGAATGGTTCTCTGCAAGAAAGAGTTCTCAGAGAGTGTCGACAAGGGTTGCCCTTTGGTGCTCGGTGGACCACTTCCTCATGTCATGGCCGCAAAAGCCATCGCATTCAAGGAAGCACTCGATCCTTCCTTCCAGGCCTATGCACAGAGTATCGTGAAGAACTCCGAGGTCTTGGCAAAAGCATGCCTTGATGAAGGTATTCCTGTTGCAACTGGGGGTACGGACAACCACCTGATGCTTCTTGATGTCAGACCCTTTGACCTGAACGGAAGGCAAGCTGAGACAGCCCTCAGGGAGTGTGGAGTTACCCTGAACAGGAATGCTCTTCCCTTCGACCCCAACGGTCCTTGGTACACGAGTGGGTTGCGTATTGGAACCCCCGCTGTAACGACACTCAAGATGGGCGAGCCAGAAATGAAAGAAATTGCTTCCATCATTGCATTGGTGCTTAACCACACCAAACCGCTGATCCTTACCAAGGGTGCAAATGCCGGTCAACCCAGCAAGGCAAAAGCAGTGACCGAGGAAGGGGCGATGAGAGAAGCCCAGGGGCGTGTTCTGGCCTTGCTGGATAAGTTCAAACTCTATCCTGAGTTGGATCTTCCCTTTTTGGAGAAACATTTTCCACTCGACAATAACGAGCGGTGA
- the hydA gene encoding dihydropyrimidinase, translated as MNRILIQDGLLVDTEWTRHADILIEDSKIVHIAAKIDPDTLPEGTEIVQAEDMCILPGIIDAHTHYHLVSRGTVTADSFEEGSRCAAFGGVTTVIDFADDDKKGNLAACTKARSTAMGKEMAVDFSLHQGLYAYRESLEDELVELKKAGVKVIKMFTTYKDVGYLVDNKEELRKIFALCKKHDLLVSVHCEDDATIQKVNSSYTGPYTPPSHAVLRPSEAEARGIETVGKIALELDMPLYVVHLSSKAGLQKVRELRAKGLRVIIETTPHYLFLDKQKLEGEDGPLYVMTPPLRSKEDNEALQEAVLNGEVQIIATDHCSFTREQKLSSDDVRTILPGIPGTEELLSLVYSFAANSGRIGLQQVVNLLSTAPAKAFGIYPQKGSIRVGSDADLVIFDPDMAWTISKENTHSASGYTPYEGVQVIGKPIMTYLRGRLIMGDDIYLGRVGHGEFVFQDDVGRGKTIMH; from the coding sequence ATGAATAGAATATTAATACAAGACGGATTGCTCGTTGATACGGAATGGACCAGGCATGCTGACATCTTGATCGAGGATTCAAAGATTGTGCATATCGCAGCAAAAATCGATCCAGATACCTTGCCTGAGGGAACAGAGATTGTGCAGGCTGAGGATATGTGTATATTGCCAGGTATCATTGATGCCCATACACACTATCACTTGGTGAGCAGGGGAACAGTGACTGCTGACTCCTTTGAGGAAGGCAGCCGATGTGCAGCCTTTGGCGGGGTCACCACGGTGATAGATTTCGCCGATGATGACAAGAAGGGAAATCTTGCTGCCTGCACCAAAGCGAGAAGTACAGCCATGGGTAAGGAGATGGCAGTCGATTTCTCTTTGCATCAAGGACTGTACGCGTACCGAGAGAGCCTGGAAGATGAGCTGGTGGAGTTGAAGAAGGCCGGGGTGAAGGTTATCAAGATGTTCACCACCTACAAGGATGTAGGCTATCTGGTCGACAATAAGGAAGAGTTACGCAAGATCTTTGCATTATGCAAGAAGCACGACCTCCTGGTCAGTGTCCACTGTGAGGATGATGCGACCATCCAGAAGGTCAATAGTAGCTATACCGGTCCTTATACACCTCCTTCGCACGCAGTGCTCCGTCCAAGTGAAGCAGAGGCAAGAGGTATTGAGACGGTAGGAAAGATAGCTTTGGAGCTTGATATGCCACTGTACGTAGTCCATCTTTCGAGCAAGGCTGGACTGCAAAAGGTGAGGGAGCTACGGGCAAAGGGCCTCAGGGTAATTATTGAGACAACACCCCACTACCTGTTCCTGGATAAGCAAAAGCTTGAAGGGGAGGATGGCCCACTGTATGTGATGACACCTCCCTTGAGGAGCAAGGAAGATAACGAGGCTTTGCAGGAAGCAGTGCTTAATGGGGAAGTGCAGATCATTGCAACTGATCACTGTTCCTTTACCCGCGAACAGAAACTCTCCAGCGATGATGTGAGAACCATTCTTCCAGGGATCCCCGGTACTGAGGAGCTTCTGAGCCTCGTGTACTCCTTTGCAGCAAATAGTGGGAGGATTGGCCTTCAACAGGTGGTGAACCTGCTCAGTACTGCCCCTGCGAAGGCATTTGGGATCTATCCCCAGAAAGGTTCCATCCGCGTAGGAAGTGATGCAGATCTTGTCATCTTCGACCCTGATATGGCGTGGACTATCAGCAAGGAGAATACCCATTCTGCCAGTGGCTATACCCCGTATGAGGGAGTACAGGTAATTGGAAAGCCGATCATGACGTATCTTCGTGGGCGTCTGATCATGGGAGACGATATCTATCTTGGACGTGTAGGTCATGGCGAGTTTGTTTTCCAGGACGATGTTGGTCGGGGTAAGACGATCATGCACTGA
- the cdd gene encoding cytidine deaminase, with product MIEGILFDMDGVLIDSEPVILHAAMTYFERIGVTVQSEDFTPFIGAGDKRFLCGVAEKYGVSIDFEEARETLFSLYATYAMDRGPLEGVHRFISNARKAGLKLALATSAARTKAEINLRAIGLTESDFDCMVTGESIKRNKPNPDIYQLASLSMGLPPQECLVIEDAINGIRAGKQAGCSVCAVATTFSVSELVDAGSDYVLSSLDAFEDFNSIEELEMILSASKGTDDRVVYGANKILEASSPLRGEQALLDLAIEQAYEARKNAYTPYSKYKVGAAVVSSATNRVYSGCNVENSSYGATICAERNAILNAITNEGTIGISLLVVVSEDVPPAPPCAQCLQVLAEFSRKDTAVHLVDVAYAEGRKGSHVAYRFEELLPHPFIFPTMRS from the coding sequence ATGATTGAAGGAATACTGTTTGACATGGATGGGGTTCTCATCGATTCCGAACCTGTCATCCTCCACGCTGCAATGACCTATTTTGAACGCATAGGGGTAACAGTCCAAAGCGAGGACTTCACTCCATTCATTGGCGCAGGAGATAAGCGTTTTCTCTGTGGTGTAGCGGAGAAATATGGTGTTTCGATAGACTTTGAGGAAGCCAGAGAGACCTTGTTTTCTCTCTATGCAACATATGCTATGGATCGTGGACCGCTTGAGGGGGTTCATCGTTTCATTTCCAATGCCCGTAAGGCAGGGCTGAAGTTGGCCCTTGCCACGAGTGCTGCACGTACAAAGGCAGAGATCAATCTTCGTGCGATCGGGCTGACAGAATCAGATTTTGATTGCATGGTAACCGGGGAAAGCATTAAGCGAAACAAACCGAATCCAGATATCTATCAGTTGGCGTCTCTTTCCATGGGGCTGCCTCCTCAAGAATGTTTGGTCATTGAGGATGCCATAAACGGTATACGTGCGGGTAAGCAAGCCGGGTGTTCTGTCTGTGCAGTAGCTACCACGTTCTCAGTATCTGAACTTGTTGATGCAGGATCAGATTATGTGCTTTCAAGCCTGGATGCATTTGAGGATTTCAACAGTATTGAAGAACTGGAGATGATTCTCTCTGCAAGTAAGGGAACTGACGACCGTGTGGTGTATGGGGCAAACAAGATTCTGGAAGCATCCTCTCCCTTGAGGGGAGAGCAAGCGCTCTTGGATTTGGCGATTGAACAAGCATATGAAGCCAGAAAAAATGCTTATACCCCCTATTCAAAGTACAAGGTTGGAGCGGCAGTGGTCAGTAGTGCCACGAACCGGGTATATAGTGGATGCAACGTGGAGAATTCCAGTTATGGTGCTACCATCTGTGCAGAACGTAATGCGATCCTCAATGCCATAACAAATGAGGGAACCATCGGGATCTCCCTTCTGGTGGTAGTAAGTGAGGATGTTCCTCCTGCTCCCCCCTGTGCCCAATGCCTTCAGGTACTTGCAGAGTTCAGCCGAAAGGATACTGCTGTTCACCTGGTGGATGTTGCCTATGCTGAAGGAAGAAAGGGTAGTCATGTAGCATACCGATTCGAGGAGTTGTTGCCACATCCCTTCATATTTCCCACGATGAGGTCATGA
- the gcvPA gene encoding aminomethyl-transferring glycine dehydrogenase subunit GcvPA has protein sequence MIYPYIPHTDEDRKIMLEAIGLSSMEELFSGLSEDILLSDSVPISQGRTEDEVQRMIDSIAQRNVRGIPFLGCGCYDHIVPSTVEALSSLPSFVTAYTPYQAEMSQGLLQAIYEFQSMVCEITSMDVANASLYDGANAATEAASLMVSAKRHASVVLVSSTIHPFTLQVLQTWAKGTGRTLRMVAEKDGVVDLSLLPSLLDADCAGLIVQSPNRYGLLESYEGVAEILHEQKALLAISNDPLSLAMQKSPGGWGADVAIGDTQSLGLPLAYGGPSCGYMAVKETLLRKLPGRLVGMSEDAKGRKGFTLTFQAREQHIKRERATSNICSNHALAALMTTIHLSSLGWDGMVEAANQSYAKAHYLAYHLAQLPGMSVVWDKPFWCEFPLVFSDPKRLRKFMQELRNEGIFAGVRLSTLTRQVKDELVLLVAVTEKRSREELELYLAAARRVMK, from the coding sequence ATGATTTATCCCTATATTCCACATACTGATGAAGACCGAAAGATCATGCTTGAAGCTATCGGCCTTTCTTCAATGGAGGAGCTTTTTTCTGGTTTGTCAGAGGATATCCTACTCTCTGATTCAGTCCCGATCAGTCAGGGAAGGACTGAAGACGAGGTGCAGCGAATGATTGATTCCATTGCGCAGCGCAATGTACGTGGCATACCGTTCTTGGGGTGTGGTTGTTATGACCATATTGTTCCCTCCACGGTTGAGGCGCTTTCCAGTTTGCCCTCATTCGTGACCGCATACACGCCATACCAGGCAGAGATGAGTCAGGGCTTGCTCCAGGCAATCTATGAGTTCCAGAGCATGGTTTGTGAGATTACCTCAATGGATGTGGCAAATGCCTCACTCTATGATGGAGCAAATGCCGCAACTGAGGCGGCTTCATTGATGGTGAGTGCAAAGAGGCATGCATCGGTGGTGTTGGTCTCCTCTACCATCCATCCATTTACCTTGCAGGTCTTGCAGACCTGGGCAAAAGGGACGGGAAGAACGCTGAGGATGGTTGCTGAGAAGGATGGGGTGGTTGATCTCTCATTGCTTCCTTCTCTCTTGGATGCTGACTGTGCTGGTTTGATTGTCCAGAGTCCCAACCGCTATGGCCTATTGGAATCGTATGAGGGTGTGGCAGAAATACTTCATGAGCAAAAAGCTCTTCTGGCTATCTCCAACGATCCGCTGTCTCTTGCCATGCAGAAATCTCCTGGAGGATGGGGTGCTGATGTTGCCATCGGTGACACGCAGTCCTTGGGGCTCCCCCTTGCCTATGGTGGACCGAGTTGTGGGTATATGGCGGTAAAGGAAACGCTTTTGAGAAAACTTCCCGGTCGCTTGGTTGGTATGAGCGAAGATGCAAAAGGAAGGAAAGGATTCACCCTGACGTTCCAGGCAAGAGAGCAACATATCAAGCGGGAGCGGGCGACGAGCAATATCTGTTCCAATCATGCGCTTGCGGCACTCATGACAACCATCCACCTCTCCAGTCTTGGATGGGACGGTATGGTCGAAGCTGCAAATCAAAGCTATGCAAAGGCACATTACCTGGCATACCATCTGGCCCAGCTTCCAGGGATGTCTGTGGTTTGGGACAAGCCCTTTTGGTGTGAATTCCCCTTGGTTTTCTCTGATCCCAAGCGCCTGAGAAAGTTCATGCAGGAGCTTCGCAATGAAGGAATTTTCGCAGGGGTAAGACTATCAACGTTGACTCGACAGGTCAAGGATGAGTTGGTTCTTCTTGTAGCAGTAACAGAAAAGCGTAGTCGTGAGGAGCTGGAGCTGTATCTGGCCGCAGCAAGGAGGGTGATGAAATGA
- a CDS encoding sodium-dependent transporter, giving the protein MSIGATKTREALASRLGFILLSAGCAIGLGNVWRFPYIAGRYGGAAFVLIYVLFLFILGLPVMVMELSIGRASQTNIGRTFETLTPKKKPWHVYGKLAIIGNYVLMMFYTTITGWLLSYFVHTIKGDFTGLNADQVGGFFSSMLGKPGNMIFWMILAVILGLLPVAKGLQSGVEKITKKMMIGLLLLMLVLAFNSMLLDGAGEGLKFYLVPDFSKMVESGLSETIYAAMGQAFFTLSLGIGSISIFGSYIGKEHRLTGEAVRIIGLDTFVALASGLIIFPAAFVFGVQPDAGPSLIFITLPNIFNQMAGGRLWGSLFFLFMSFAALSTLIAVFENIISFWIDAKGVDRKKATLFNGIAIVLLSLPCILGFNVLSGFQPLGPGTGVLDLEDFVVSSTLLPLGSLFFTIYCTWKYGWGWDKFIAEADSGSNGLQFPKILRPYFQYVLPAIILGIFLKGYWDIFIA; this is encoded by the coding sequence ATGAGTATAGGCGCTACAAAAACACGTGAAGCACTGGCAAGCAGACTGGGCTTCATTCTACTATCAGCAGGATGTGCCATAGGACTTGGGAATGTATGGCGTTTTCCCTATATTGCAGGCAGGTATGGAGGAGCAGCCTTTGTGCTGATCTACGTCTTATTCCTGTTCATCCTAGGCCTTCCTGTCATGGTTATGGAGCTTTCCATCGGAAGAGCGAGTCAAACCAATATTGGACGCACCTTCGAAACATTGACCCCCAAGAAAAAACCTTGGCATGTCTATGGCAAGCTTGCCATCATCGGAAACTATGTGCTTATGATGTTCTATACCACCATAACCGGTTGGCTCCTCTCCTATTTTGTACATACCATCAAAGGTGACTTCACTGGATTGAATGCAGACCAAGTGGGTGGTTTCTTCTCCAGCATGCTGGGAAAACCAGGGAACATGATATTCTGGATGATCCTTGCTGTTATCCTGGGTCTCCTTCCTGTAGCAAAAGGACTACAGAGCGGGGTCGAAAAAATCACCAAGAAGATGATGATCGGCCTACTCCTACTGATGTTGGTACTCGCATTCAACAGCATGCTTCTCGATGGGGCTGGAGAAGGGTTGAAGTTCTACTTGGTGCCAGACTTTTCCAAAATGGTCGAAAGCGGCCTCTCGGAAACAATATATGCAGCAATGGGCCAGGCGTTCTTCACCTTAAGCCTCGGTATTGGTTCCATCTCTATTTTTGGCTCCTATATCGGGAAGGAACACCGTCTTACCGGCGAAGCTGTACGCATCATCGGTCTGGATACCTTTGTAGCACTCGCCAGCGGACTCATTATATTCCCAGCTGCATTTGTTTTCGGAGTTCAGCCTGATGCAGGTCCATCCCTGATCTTCATCACACTCCCCAATATTTTCAACCAGATGGCCGGTGGAAGACTCTGGGGATCCCTGTTTTTCCTCTTCATGAGCTTTGCAGCATTGAGTACGCTTATTGCTGTCTTTGAGAATATCATCAGTTTCTGGATCGATGCCAAGGGTGTCGACCGAAAGAAAGCAACCCTCTTCAATGGCATTGCCATTGTACTGCTCTCTCTCCCCTGCATCCTCGGTTTCAATGTACTCTCTGGTTTCCAGCCTCTTGGACCAGGTACTGGAGTATTGGACCTTGAGGACTTTGTTGTCAGTTCCACCTTGCTTCCCCTTGGGTCCCTCTTCTTCACCATTTATTGTACATGGAAGTATGGTTGGGGTTGGGATAAATTTATAGCCGAGGCAGACAGTGGGTCCAATGGGTTGCAATTCCCCAAGATCCTTCGCCCATACTTCCAGTATGTATTGCCGGCAATCATTCTAGGAATCTTCCTAAAAGGATATTGGGATATTTTTATTGCATAG